A single region of the Dehalococcoides mccartyi genome encodes:
- a CDS encoding 4Fe-4S dicluster domain-containing protein codes for MTDKGKKGTNRSIPPPTRRDFIKSSGGVLGLAAILKLDERAQKLSAAVAPPSTVSFPLEETAFVPGSTKEDPLIRMQADLRRAMQKPAEERHWSMVINLRKCVGCHACTEACVSENKLPPGVIYRFVMDEEMGQYPNVSRRFTPRPCMHCDNPPCTKVCPVGATFKQPDGIVVIDYQRCIGCRFCIVACPYTARTMDYGDNYLEDEPEDSGLVLGYEQGGVWQSTTNFEYGNAHSRTPKRDSPIGNARKCHFCLHRLEKGMLPACVTTCIGRVNYFGDANDPDSLVSELIANPGIIQLKSELGTDPSVYYLF; via the coding sequence ATGACAGATAAAGGCAAAAAAGGGACTAACCGGTCAATCCCGCCCCCGACACGCAGAGACTTTATAAAAAGTTCCGGAGGCGTGCTGGGACTGGCGGCAATACTAAAGCTGGACGAACGTGCCCAAAAACTTTCGGCGGCTGTGGCACCCCCATCTACGGTGAGCTTCCCGCTGGAAGAAACAGCATTTGTCCCCGGCTCTACCAAAGAAGACCCCCTGATCCGTATGCAGGCAGACCTTCGCCGGGCCATGCAGAAACCGGCTGAAGAACGCCACTGGTCTATGGTAATCAACCTTAGGAAGTGTGTCGGCTGCCATGCCTGCACCGAAGCCTGCGTCTCGGAAAACAAATTACCTCCGGGAGTAATTTACCGTTTTGTTATGGACGAGGAAATGGGGCAGTACCCCAATGTCTCCAGACGCTTTACTCCCCGCCCCTGCATGCACTGTGATAACCCCCCCTGCACCAAAGTCTGCCCGGTAGGTGCCACCTTTAAACAGCCGGACGGGATAGTGGTTATTGACTACCAGCGCTGTATAGGCTGCCGTTTTTGCATTGTAGCCTGCCCCTATACCGCCCGCACTATGGATTACGGTGACAACTATCTAGAAGACGAACCTGAGGACTCCGGTCTGGTGCTGGGTTATGAACAAGGCGGAGTTTGGCAGAGTACGACCAATTTTGAATACGGCAACGCGCATTCACGCACACCCAAGCGGGATTCGCCTATCGGCAACGCCCGTAAATGTCATTTCTGCCTGCACCGTCTGGAAAAGGGTATGCTGCCGGCTTGTGTTACCACCTGTATCGGCCGGGTGAATTACTTCGGTGACGCCAATGACCCTGACAGTCTGGTTTCGGAGCTTATAGCAAACCCGGGCATTATCCAACTTAAATCAGAGTTGGGCACTGACCCCTCAGTTTATTATTTATTTTAG
- a CDS encoding Mrp/NBP35 family ATP-binding protein, producing the protein MSIEPEIREALGKIYVAAAGRILADLNLLRNVEVEPDKIKLSLAGAGLSEDSRKVLQQEIGLALKPLLDKQKLEIEYITVPLNELNRVKKVVAVMSGKGGVGKSLITGLCAVALNRQGYRVGILDADITGSSIPKMFGANKHLSGNEEAILPAKSPAGISLVSTSLLLSNQSDAVIWRGPLISKMINQFWDDVLWGELDYMIVDLPPGTSDAALTVLQSLPISGIVVVFTPQGLVEMVARKAVSMAGKMGKSIIGLVENMAYLKVPELDKKIEVFGAGHGEELAKSIGIPFIGQMPLDPALVALCDNGDIEKYSHPLLDELEKAISRS; encoded by the coding sequence ATGTCTATTGAACCTGAAATAAGAGAAGCTCTGGGGAAAATATATGTGGCTGCTGCCGGGCGTATTTTGGCAGACCTGAATCTGCTGAGGAATGTAGAGGTAGAGCCGGATAAGATAAAGCTAAGCTTGGCCGGAGCCGGTTTATCTGAAGACAGCCGGAAAGTATTGCAGCAGGAAATAGGTCTGGCGCTGAAACCGCTGCTTGATAAACAAAAGCTTGAGATTGAGTATATTACCGTGCCGCTAAATGAACTCAACCGGGTTAAAAAAGTAGTGGCTGTTATGAGCGGCAAGGGCGGGGTAGGCAAATCACTTATAACCGGTTTGTGTGCGGTAGCACTAAACAGGCAGGGATATAGGGTGGGCATACTGGATGCTGATATCACCGGTTCAAGCATACCCAAGATGTTTGGTGCCAACAAGCACCTTTCGGGCAACGAGGAAGCCATTTTACCGGCTAAGTCACCTGCGGGCATTTCACTGGTTTCCACCAGTCTGCTGCTTAGCAACCAGAGTGATGCCGTCATCTGGCGCGGGCCGCTTATTTCCAAGATGATTAACCAATTTTGGGATGACGTACTTTGGGGAGAGCTGGATTATATGATAGTTGATCTGCCGCCCGGCACCAGTGATGCCGCACTTACAGTCTTACAGTCGTTGCCCATTTCGGGTATTGTGGTGGTATTTACTCCGCAGGGATTGGTGGAAATGGTAGCCCGAAAGGCGGTCAGTATGGCGGGGAAAATGGGCAAATCCATTATCGGTTTAGTGGAGAATATGGCATATTTGAAAGTTCCAGAATTGGATAAAAAGATAGAGGTTTTCGGTGCTGGACACGGCGAAGAGTTGGCAAAATCAATAGGTATACCGTTTATAGGGCAGATGCCATTGGATCCCGCACTGGTGGCTTTATGTGATAACGGGGATATTGAAAAATACAGCCATCCTCTGCTGGATGAATTGGAAAAAGCTATTTCTCGTTCATAA